TCGCTGACCGGCAATAATATGCTCGGTGTGGCCGATAAATGGTTTGTCAGCGGTGGCCGCAGCAGCGATTTCGCCACGCCCTATGATGCGCAAAATTTCCAGGCGGGCGTGAGCGTGCCGTTCGGCTATGGTCTGCTCGACTACAGCTACGCGTGGAGCAACTACCGCACCACCATCGACAACGTTGGATACCTGTGGGTTTCGAGGGGTGACACCAAAACGCACCGCCTGAATGCTTCCTGGGTTGTCTATCGCAACGGCGACGTGAAAACAGGTTTGGCGGCCGGTGTGGTGCAGCGATCAAGTCGTAACTGGCTTAACGATGCGCCGCTACAAAGCAGCACGCGAAATCTCTCCAGCCTGATCCTCGGCATCACCCACACGCAAAAAATGGCCGGTGGCGTGGCGACACTCAACCCCACTTACAGCCACGGCATGCCCTGGTTTAACGGCGAAACCGATGAAGACAAAATCGGTGACGCGCCGCGTGCGCTGTTCAGCAAATGGAGTATTAACGCCAGTTTTCAGCGTCCTCTGACCACGAGTTTGTGGTGGCTAACGAGTGCCTACGGCCAGTGGTCACCCGATCGTTTGTACGGCGCAGAACGCCTGACGCTCGGCGGCGAAAGCTCGGTGCGTGGCTTTAAAGAACAATATCTTTCCGGCGACAACGGCGGCTATCTGCGCAACGAACTCGGCTACACGCTTTTCACGTTGCCGGTGATCGGACAAGTCAGCGCGACCGTCGCATTCGATGGCGGCTGGCTGGAAAAAGACCGTGAGGATCGCTTTGCCTCCGGGACCCTGTGGGGCACGTCGATTGGTCTCAGCAGTTCAGGCCGCTGGTACAGCAGCCAGATTTCAGTGGGTACGCCGGTGGATTATCCCGACTGGCTTGGTCCCGATCACGTCAGCGTCAACTGGCGCATCGCTTTCACGCTTTAAGAGAATCACACGACTATGGATACCCGTCACCCACCCGTTCGTTTCTCTCAGCGTCTGATTAGCTGGGTCGTCTGCGGCTTAATGATCTGGCAGCCGGTTGCGCCTGCCTTTGCGGCGGTGATGACGCCGACCGGCAACACCACTATGGATAAGGCCGGAAACGGCGTGCCGGTGGTGAATATCGCCACGCCGAACGGGGCGGGGATTTCCCACAACCAGTTCGACAGCTACAACGTCGGAAAAGAGGGCGTCATCCTCAATAACGCCACCGATCGCCTGACCCAAACCCAGCTCGGTGGGCTGATCCAGAACAACCCCAATTTGCAGGCGGGACGCGAAGCGAAAGGGATCATTAACGAAGTGACGGGCGCAAATCGCTCGCAACTTCAGGGGTATACCGAAGTCGGCGGAAAAGCGGCGAACGTGATGGTCGCCAACCCCTATGGAATTACGTGTAACGGCTGTGGATTCATCAATACGCCGAATGTGACCTTAACCACCGGTAAGCCGCAGTTCGATGCGAGCGGCAATCTGATGGCGCTGGACGTCACCAAAGGGGCGATCACAGTTGAAGGCCAGGGACTGGATGCCAGCAAAAGCGACGCGCTGTCGATTATTTCCCGTGCAACCGAGGTCAATGCGGCGATTCACGCCAAAGATCTGACCGTCATTGCCGGGGCCAATCGCGTAGGCGCGGATGGCAGCGTTAAAGCGATTGCCGGACAGAACGCGACCCCGACCGTGGCGGTCGATACCGGTGCGCTGGGCGGGATGTACGCGAACCGAATTCGTCTGGTATCCAGCGATACAGGCGTGGGCGTCAACCTCGGGAATCTTAACGCGCGGCAGGGCGATATTCAGCTCGATGCCAGCGGTAAACTGACGGTCACCAACAGCCTTGCCAGCGGATCGATTACCGCGAAAGGCGCAGGCGTGACGCTGAACGGCAGTCATCAGGCAGGCGGATCGCTGAATGTCGCCAGTACGCAGGATATGACCCTGAATAACAGCTTGCTCACCAGCGGCGGCGAGATGCGCCTTGCCAGTGACGGCAAACTTCAGGCAACCGGCGGGGGAGCGAACAGCAAAGGCGCGTTGACGGTAAACAGCGGTCAGGATATGACGCAGACCAATACAAAGCTGGTGGGCCAGGGAAATACCACGCTCAACAGCAACGGTAAGCTCACTATCAACGGCGGGGGCGTGTCGGGCAACGGCGATCTCAATGTTGTCAGCAGCAAGGATATGACCATCGCTAACGCGGCAGTGGGCAGCAATGCCAACGCCACCTTAACCAGCGGCGGCACGCTCACGGCGACCGCAGGGGCGATCTCGGCGGGTAAAACATTGACGCTCAAAGGGCAACAGCTCGCGCTGAACGACCGCAGCCGTGCGGATGCCACCGGAAACATTCGCCTTGAGGGTGAACGTCTGACAAACCAGGGGCAAATCAACGCCGCTGGCAATCTCACGATCGCCGCCAATCAGGCGGCCAACAGCGGACAGATGGCGGCAAAAGGTCGCGTTGATGCGCAAACGGGCGAGCTGATTAACAGCGGTTCATTGCAGGGCAACGGCGTCACGCTGAAAAGCCAAACACTCGCCAACAGCGGGACGTTGCAAAGCGGTGGTCAATTGGCGCTCAGCGCCGGCACGTTAAACCAGCAAGGGACGCTCAGCGCGAAAGGGGATGCGGATCTCGACGTCAGCGAATCGCTGCAAAACAGCGGCGATCTGCTCGTCGACGGCGGGCTGAATGTCAAAACCGGCGCGTTGGTGCAAAACGGTGTGCTCTCGGGCGCGAAAGCGCTCAGCGTCAACGCGGATAGCATCACCAGCGGCAAAGCGTCGCGCACCACCAGTCAGGGCAATATTCAGCTTACCGCCACGCAACTCGCGGATCTTAACGGCCAGACGGACGCTGCGGGTGCGCTGAACGTCAGCACTAAAAATCTGACCACCGGTGCGGATGCGCACCTCCAGAGCGGTCAGGATCTGACATTACAGGCGGAAAATGCCACTCTCAACGGCACTCACGCAGCGAAAGGGGCGCTCAACGTTACCACGCAGACGCTCGACCACGGCGGTAAATCGACGGCGAAAACGCTAGCGTTTAATGCTCGCGAGGGTATCACCAGCAGCGGTGAACTGACGGCGGACGATATTTCGCTCAGCGGGCAGCACATTACCCACAGCGGAACGGCGAAAGCGAAAAACATCACGTTCACCGCCCCACAGTTCATCAATAACAGCGGGACGCTGGTGGCCGACGCCCTGACCCTCGACGGGAAGCGCATCACCAATAGCGGCCTGCTTCAGGCGAATACCCAGTTCAATCTGCATGCCGACGCGCTGGAGAACCTTGCCAGCGGCGCGCTGTACAGCGTCCGCGATCTGACGCTCGATCTGCCGGAACTCACCAACCAGGGGCTTATCACCACCGATGGAAATCTGTGGCTGAAAGGCGACGTCCTGGCCAACGCCGGGGAAATCAACGGCGTCAATCTGCGTCTCGACAACGCCAGCCTGGCAAATCAGGCGGCGGGTCGTTTGCTGGCAGATGACCAGCTGAGTTTTACGGGTTCGGCGCTGGACAACGACGGCCAGATGGCGGCGAACAACGTCCAACTGACGGCAGATAGCCTGCAAAACCACGGCGTGATGCAGGGCAATGACGCGCTGACGCTGAACGCTACAGAGATAAGCAATAGCGGCGCGTTACGTACCGACGGCACGCTGGATCTGCACGGCGTATCGTTTGAGAACACCGGCGAATTGAGCGCCACCGATCTGCTTTTCACGCTGACGCGTCAGATGAATAATCATGCTGACGGCAAAATTATCGCCAAAAATGACCTGACGCTGACCGCGCCAGAGCTTCTCAATAGCGGGCTGCTGGCGGGAGCAAACACCCAGCTCAACGCAGGAACCCTTCTCAACAGCGGTACGCTGCAAGGGACAAACTCCCTGACCGCGACGGGCAAAAAGCTCGATAACCAACTGGCGGGCAAGCTGCTTTCCGGCGGTGAACTGCATCTGCAAAACGACAAGCTGACCAACGCCGGTTTGTTGCAGGGTAAAACGCTGAACCTGGCGACCGGCGAGTGGATCAACAGCGGCAACGCGCTGGGCGAAGCGGGCGTGACGGCGACCGTCGGCGGCGCTTTCAGCAACCAGGGCAACATGCTGAGCCAGCAACAGCTCGATCTGAACGCCGGCAACATCACAAACCAGGGGCAATTGCTGGCGAAAGTACTGACGCTGCACGGCGATCTGCTCAACAGCGGGCTGTTGCAGGGCAGCGATGCGTTGGCATGGACGGGTGACCGTTTTACCAACCAGGCACAGGGCCAGGCGACGGGCGGCGAAACGCTGACGCTTTCCGGAACCAGCCTGAACAATCAGGGGCAAATTCAATCGCGAGACGCGGCGTTAACCGCCGATACGCTGACTAATAGCGGTTCGGTGCAGGCGCTGGACCGCCTGAAGTTGAACGTCAACGGGCGGCTCGATAATCAGGGCGCGATGCTCAGCCAAAATCTGTTTGAGCTGACGGCGGCGCAGCTGTTTAACGACGGTCAACTGGCGGCAAAATCGCTGACGCTCAACACCCCGCAGATCACCAACACTGGCACCGTGCAGGGTAACGACAGCCTGACGCTGGTCACCCGCAACCTGACAAACGCGCAGAGCGGACAGCTGGTCAGCGGCGGTTCGCTGGATCTCGATCTCGATAAGCTCGACAACGCCGGGCTGATGCAGGTGAATCAGCGCTTCACGGTGAAGGGAAACGATCTGCTTAACCGCGGCGATATACAGGCCGATGCGCTGGATTTTGCGCTCAGCAAAACGCTGAATAACCAGGGCGGCATTGTTGCCAAAAATGGCGCAGCACTGAACGCACCGACGCTGACCAACAGCGGGACGCTGGCAGGTAAAACCCTGACGCTGAGCGGCACGGATATTCGCAACAGCGGGCTGATTCAGGGCAACGATAACGCCGACGCGACGGCCAGCCGTATTACCAACGACGCGGTGGGCAAGTGGATTTCTGGTGGGGCGCTGACGTTTAACGGCGGTCAGCTCACCAACGCAGGCGCTGTGCAGGGCGCGACGATTGGCCTCACGGCAGCGTCGCTGGACAACAGCGGAACACTCAACGGACTCAACGGCTTCACCGGGACGTTCACCGGCAAAGTGAACAACGCTGGACAAATTCAGAGCGGCGGCGCGCTGAGTTTCAGCGCCGACAGCATTCTCAACCCCGGCCGCATGACCGGTAAAACCCTGACGCTGAACGCTCGCGACCTCAATAACAGCGGGCTGTGGCAAGGCACTGATGGCCTGTCGCTCACCGGCGATACGCTTGTGACCACGGCGGCATCTCGCACGCTGACCGGCGGCGCGTTAACGCTGGATGCCGGACAGCTAACCACCCAAGGCACGCTTCAGGGCAACAACGTCGATGTGACTTCTGACGGTTGGACGCACGGCGGATCGCTTCTGAGCCTGGGAGAATTGACCGCGAATGTCGGCGGGACGCTCACTTCAACCGGTTCGCTGATGAGCAAAGGCGCGGCAGACGTGACGGCGCAAACGCTGGATAACCGTGGGCAGTTGCTGGGTGAAGGCGATGTGACGCTCGGCGGCGGTACGCTGAAAAACAGCGGCACGGTGCAGGGGAAAAATCTCGACCTGCATCAGAGCAGTATCAACAACCAGGGGACGCTAACCGGGCTGGACAGCCTGACGATCGAAGCCCGTCAGCAGTTGATGGCGCGTATGGCAATGGCCGCGCCGCAGCAGGAGCTGATCAACGGGACGACGGGCGCGCTGCTCACGCAGGGCACGCTGAATATCACGTCCGGGACCGTGACGAACGCTGGAAGCTGGCAGGGACAAAACATTCTGCTTAACGCCCAGTCGCTGACGAACAGCGGCGCGGTGCAGAGCGCCGATGCGCTGCAAATGACGCTGGCGAATACGCTGACCAGCAGTGCGGGCAGCAAAATTACTGCGATGGGCACGGCGACGCTGCAGGCGCTGTCGCTCATCAATCAGGGGCAGTGGGCGGCCAAAAATCTGACGCTGAAAGGCGCGACGCTCAACAACAGCGGTGCGATCAGCGGCGTTAACGGACTCACGCTGGCGCAAACGGGCGCGGTGACTCAGGAGCAGAGCGGGACGATGCTCTCCGGCGGGGCGCTGAACGTGAACGCTGCGTCCGTGAGTAACGACGGCAAAATTCAGGGTGCGACGCTCGGCGTAACCACCGGTGTGTTGACCAATAATGGACGTTTGCAGGGCGATAACGGCGTCACGCTGGGCCTTAGCGGTAATCTGACCAATAACGCGAGCGGGGAAATTGTCAGCCGTCAGGCGCTGACGGTGACCACCCCTTCCCTGTTCAATTACGGGCTGATGCAGGGCGGCGGCGAAACCAGCGTCACTGCCACCAGCCAGGCGCGGAACGACGGCAAACTGTTGTCTGGCGCGCGTCTTACGCTGAACACACCGCAGTACACCGGCGCGGGCTGGCTGCAGGCGACGAATCTCATTCTGAACGCTGCGACGGCGACCAACAGCGGTACCTGGGTTGCCGATCAGGCGACGCTGACGGGGAACACTTTTACCAACCAGGGCACCACACAGGCGGGAACGCTGGCCGTTAATTACAGCCAGTTGACCAACAACGGCACGCTGCTGGGCAACACGCAGTTGACGGTGGGCGCTAATCAGGTCAATCAGAGCGCGGCGGGTAAACTGTTCAGCGGCGGCGATCTGTGGCTCGAAAGTAAAGGGCTGGATGTTGTCGGACAGGTCGTCTCGCTCGGCAATCTGACCTTAAAACTCACCAACGCGTTTACCAGTAAAACGGCGCTGGCCGCGGGTAAAACGCTCGCGATCAGCAGCAATGGGGCGATCGATAACCGCAGCGTGATGCAGGGGCAGGCGGTCAATTTGACG
This sequence is a window from Enterobacter sp. 638. Protein-coding genes within it:
- a CDS encoding ShlB/FhaC/HecB family hemolysin secretion/activation protein encodes the protein MNKAFSTFKFIIISSVNYIFAILWIGVFSFTLHAAPLSPADRDAIQQQQQQLLLQNQQQRDELERTIRLPETSPQKPVLAGSGPCFRIEKITLSGVTLITAKAQHKLISPWEGHCLDMAKITELTTVISDWYISRGYITSRAFLTEQDLSSGQLNIVVLEGKLAEIRLEGKTPFMLKMAFPGLKDRVLNLRDIEQGMEQINRLRAQPVQIEIIPASQPGYSVVNLTAQPEFPLSASISLDNSGQKSTGEEQLNGSLTGNNMLGVADKWFVSGGRSSDFATPYDAQNFQAGVSVPFGYGLLDYSYAWSNYRTTIDNVGYLWVSRGDTKTHRLNASWVVYRNGDVKTGLAAGVVQRSSRNWLNDAPLQSSTRNLSSLILGITHTQKMAGGVATLNPTYSHGMPWFNGETDEDKIGDAPRALFSKWSINASFQRPLTTSLWWLTSAYGQWSPDRLYGAERLTLGGESSVRGFKEQYLSGDNGGYLRNELGYTLFTLPVIGQVSATVAFDGGWLEKDREDRFASGTLWGTSIGLSSSGRWYSSQISVGTPVDYPDWLGPDHVSVNWRIAFTL
- a CDS encoding hemagglutinin repeat-containing protein, with amino-acid sequence MDTRHPPVRFSQRLISWVVCGLMIWQPVAPAFAAVMTPTGNTTMDKAGNGVPVVNIATPNGAGISHNQFDSYNVGKEGVILNNATDRLTQTQLGGLIQNNPNLQAGREAKGIINEVTGANRSQLQGYTEVGGKAANVMVANPYGITCNGCGFINTPNVTLTTGKPQFDASGNLMALDVTKGAITVEGQGLDASKSDALSIISRATEVNAAIHAKDLTVIAGANRVGADGSVKAIAGQNATPTVAVDTGALGGMYANRIRLVSSDTGVGVNLGNLNARQGDIQLDASGKLTVTNSLASGSITAKGAGVTLNGSHQAGGSLNVASTQDMTLNNSLLTSGGEMRLASDGKLQATGGGANSKGALTVNSGQDMTQTNTKLVGQGNTTLNSNGKLTINGGGVSGNGDLNVVSSKDMTIANAAVGSNANATLTSGGTLTATAGAISAGKTLTLKGQQLALNDRSRADATGNIRLEGERLTNQGQINAAGNLTIAANQAANSGQMAAKGRVDAQTGELINSGSLQGNGVTLKSQTLANSGTLQSGGQLALSAGTLNQQGTLSAKGDADLDVSESLQNSGDLLVDGGLNVKTGALVQNGVLSGAKALSVNADSITSGKASRTTSQGNIQLTATQLADLNGQTDAAGALNVSTKNLTTGADAHLQSGQDLTLQAENATLNGTHAAKGALNVTTQTLDHGGKSTAKTLAFNAREGITSSGELTADDISLSGQHITHSGTAKAKNITFTAPQFINNSGTLVADALTLDGKRITNSGLLQANTQFNLHADALENLASGALYSVRDLTLDLPELTNQGLITTDGNLWLKGDVLANAGEINGVNLRLDNASLANQAAGRLLADDQLSFTGSALDNDGQMAANNVQLTADSLQNHGVMQGNDALTLNATEISNSGALRTDGTLDLHGVSFENTGELSATDLLFTLTRQMNNHADGKIIAKNDLTLTAPELLNSGLLAGANTQLNAGTLLNSGTLQGTNSLTATGKKLDNQLAGKLLSGGELHLQNDKLTNAGLLQGKTLNLATGEWINSGNALGEAGVTATVGGAFSNQGNMLSQQQLDLNAGNITNQGQLLAKVLTLHGDLLNSGLLQGSDALAWTGDRFTNQAQGQATGGETLTLSGTSLNNQGQIQSRDAALTADTLTNSGSVQALDRLKLNVNGRLDNQGAMLSQNLFELTAAQLFNDGQLAAKSLTLNTPQITNTGTVQGNDSLTLVTRNLTNAQSGQLVSGGSLDLDLDKLDNAGLMQVNQRFTVKGNDLLNRGDIQADALDFALSKTLNNQGGIVAKNGAALNAPTLTNSGTLAGKTLTLSGTDIRNSGLIQGNDNADATASRITNDAVGKWISGGALTFNGGQLTNAGAVQGATIGLTAASLDNSGTLNGLNGFTGTFTGKVNNAGQIQSGGALSFSADSILNPGRMTGKTLTLNARDLNNSGLWQGTDGLSLTGDTLVTTAASRTLTGGALTLDAGQLTTQGTLQGNNVDVTSDGWTHGGSLLSLGELTANVGGTLTSTGSLMSKGAADVTAQTLDNRGQLLGEGDVTLGGGTLKNSGTVQGKNLDLHQSSINNQGTLTGLDSLTIEARQQLMARMAMAAPQQELINGTTGALLTQGTLNITSGTVTNAGSWQGQNILLNAQSLTNSGAVQSADALQMTLANTLTSSAGSKITAMGTATLQALSLINQGQWAAKNLTLKGATLNNSGAISGVNGLTLAQTGAVTQEQSGTMLSGGALNVNAASVSNDGKIQGATLGVTTGVLTNNGRLQGDNGVTLGLSGNLTNNASGEIVSRQALTVTTPSLFNYGLMQGGGETSVTATSQARNDGKLLSGARLTLNTPQYTGAGWLQATNLILNAATATNSGTWVADQATLTGNTFTNQGTTQAGTLAVNYSQLTNNGTLLGNTQLTVGANQVNQSAAGKLFSGGDLWLESKGLDVVGQVVSLGNLTLKLTNAFTSKTALAAGKTLAISSNGAIDNRSVMQGQAVNLTAGGQLSNNGQITTGTGASTLSGSTVALNGAGSIQGGGDINIASRGNMTVDGFTGTRGSLTLSAPGSIINTALLYAANNMALYANSITNQRGDILAGNSLWMQKDAAGNANSQVVNTSGNIETTRGDITIRTGSLLNEREGISETRSYQAATDSPAASGATSISVKVTDLPPDEWGYIYTAYSGAGGGNIFSIVAPMPNGAVQRYLVGSTVVNVTATGGVARIAANRDLTINAATLNNRAGYLLAGNGMNLSGNSLNNQSWFGYSEDEYKVYRYNGKKGKVSSLEGSPASGNDKNRRVTYTLDGAPQYETHTTDQALRAVIQAGGQVAANFTSNISNTATTSNGGGISHAIPAPSLNTLSNKAIGGGAQKQSLTNTAAVAVNSPEWNDQLQGALQQINGGGALDGNGASNTALTNISTTQKGNANLGKLDSLANAGVTTAALNNATGGATGQYQGKTVDTSAYPLPSGKNGYFVISDNPKSPYLINVNPKLNDLGKLDPALFADLNALLGIKPSTAAPQETRTAFTDEKQVLGSSYMLGRLNLNPDYDYRFLGDAAFDTRYVSNVVLNQTGNRYLNGIGSDLDQMRYLMDNAAAQQQSLGLQFGVSLNADQIAALDHSIIWWEKATINGETVMVPKVYLSPKDVTVNNGSVIAGNNVTLKSGNITNSGSSLLANNSLTIDSQNSISNLNDGLMKAGGALNLSAIGDINNISSTISGKTVALESLDGSINNLTLADQIDINAKGKRSNVTIKDTVLGTTASITAQDSLSLEAGKNITVTGANLASGGDMLLNAWGDIAVNANQVNDAYSSSQAKTSRSSVTYQGSTVSAGGDLIVNAGHNIDLTASDLKAGGSAGLSAGNDLNLNAAQTSESSRKGKSESHSTDLDRTTVSAGENLVLKAGQDINAQAAALAAEKNVGLQAGRDVNLASQETREGDSYKSSKKTVINESVRQQGTEIASGGNTVIIAGRDVNSQATQVTAQGDIGVAAGHDVNLTTATESDYYYKEQTKTKSGFLSKKTTHTIQESSATREAGTLLSGDNVKVTAGNNLLVQGSSVVGDDEVGLKAGNNVDIVAATNSNTDWRFKETKKSGLMGTGGIGFTIGSSKSTHDLRESGTTQSQSFSTVGSTGGNVAITAGNQLHVGGADLVAGKDLALKGDSVIIEPGHDKRTRDETFEQKASGLTVALSGAVGSAINSAVQSAQAAKEESDGRLAALQATKAVLSGVQAGQGAVVAQQTGDPANGFGVSISLTTQKSKSQNHAESDVAAGSTLNAGGNLAITATGKGKSEHSGDVVIAGSQLKAGGDTSLNAENDILLTGAANTQKSTGKNSSSGGGVGVSIGGGSGGAGISVFANVNAAKGNEKGNGTSWTETTLDSGGTVSMTSGRDAILNGAQVSGDKVVADIGRDLWMSSQQDSNDFKSKQTSVAAGGSFTFGSMTGSGYISVSQDKMKSTYDSVQEQTGLFAGNGGFDVTVGRHTQLDGAVIASTASADKNSLDTGTLGFSDLHNEADYKVSHTGISLSSSKPSGGDFSMGGMISAASNSGHAEGTTQAAVANGTITVRDKANQKQDVANLSRDTENANDSISPIFDKEKEQNRLKTVGLISDIGSQAVNIAQTQGEIAKRNAMSDPVSLNAAKAKLKAEGNANPTDKQIADQAGQTAMQQYGTGSPLQRGIQSVTAALQGLAGGNIAGALAGASAPELANIIGHHMGIDDDPATKAVAHAILGGAVAALQGNNAMAGAAGAAVGEVIASQLYPNVPKEKLTEEQKQTISTLASISAGIAGGLAGDSTLSAATGSQAGKNAVENNSMSELVPPRVQQDASLAFDPSQQGKSAEEINAAIDASHLGPSWGTEYKVKPYVKGEVAAGTGPGYYYDTSIDPYQISANRGETLAVGGRVSGQIGIQFGPYFPGAIDSERNSSIGLGLGVISSEISYGKDGFSFSFGVGPAWGWSGVSTNAAGEKVDINGSSGTEFYHHDFGQDKAK